One stretch of Phocoena phocoena chromosome 10, mPhoPho1.1, whole genome shotgun sequence DNA includes these proteins:
- the LOC136128951 gene encoding LOW QUALITY PROTEIN: ubiquitin carboxyl-terminal hydrolase 1-like (The sequence of the model RefSeq protein was modified relative to this genomic sequence to represent the inferred CDS: inserted 1 base in 1 codon; deleted 2 bases in 2 codons) — MPFDPSPNIVELYFLVVLLLRQLVLAKEKTPGVVPSERNGFQEVVHQKKKTRLSLKFFQKKKTKRALDFTDSQENEEKTSEYRGSETDPVVPAAQSSPINCEKRENLLPFVGLNNLGNTCYLNSVLQVLYFCPGFRSGVKHLFNIISRKKEALKDEASQKDKGSCKDDSSASYELICSLQSLIISVEQLQASFLLNPEKYTGELATQPRRLLNTLRELNPMYEGYLQHDAQEVLQCILGNIQETCQLLKKEVKNVAELSTKVEEKHQKEEMSGNNSMEMDSMRHSEDYKEKLPKVNGKRKSDTEFSNMKEKVKVSKEHQSLEENQRQTRSKRKATVDSLDIPAKITPKYISENESARPSQKYSRVKINRLKSAAKQPSIISKFCSLGKITTNQESKGQSKENEYDLEEDLGKYENDNTANGCGLESPGNNVMPVNGVKPINKGAEQICLELVEKLFQGQLVLRTHCLECESLTERREDFQDISVPVQEDELSKVEESSEISPEPKTEMKTLKWAISEFASVERIVGEDKYFCENCHHYTEAERSLLFDKMPEVIAIHLKCFAASGLEFDCYGGGLSKINTPLLTPLKLSLEEWSTKPTNDSYGLFAVVMHSGITITSGHYTASVKVTDLNSLELDKENFVNDQXCEIGKPEPLNEEEARGVVENYDNEEVSIRVSGNTQPSKVLNKKYVDAIGVLGGQKSKADYELYNKASNPDKVASTAFAENRNSETNSTNETHESDRNKESSDQTGINMSGFENKISYVVQSLKEYEGKWLLFDDSEVEVTEEKDFLNSLSPSTSPTSTPYLLFYKKL, encoded by the exons ATGCCATTTGATCCAAGTCCCAACATTGTGGAATTATATTTCTTGGTGGTCCTGCTTTTAAGGCAACTGGTGCTGGCAAAAG AGAAAACGCCCGGTGTCGTACCTAGTGAACGTAATGGCTTTCAAGAGGTagtccatcaaaaaaaaaaaaccagactttCCTTGAagttttttcagaaaaagaaaaccaagagagcCTTGGATTTCACAGATTctcaagaaaatgaagaaaaaacttCTGAATATAGAGGGTCTGAAACTGATCCCGTTGTTCCTGCAGCACAGTCCTCACCTATCAActgtgagaagagagaaaacttgTTACCGTTTGTGGGACTGAATAATCTCGGCAATACTTGTTATCTTAACAGTGTACTTCAGGTATTATATTTTTGTCCTGGTTTTAGATCTGGAGTGAAGcacttatttaatattatttcaaggaagaaagaagcccTCAAAGATGAAGCCAGTCAAAAAGATAAGGGAAGTTGCAAAGATGATTCTTCAGCAAGTTATGAACTAATATGCAGCTTACAGTCCTTGATCATTTCAGTCGAACAGCTTCAGGCTAGTTTTCTCTTAAATCCAGAGAAATATACTGGTGAACTTGCTACTCAGCCAAGGCGACTACTTAACACACTCAGGGAACTCAACCCTATGTATGAAGGATATCTACAGCATGATGCACAGGAAGTATTACAGTGTATTTTGGGAAACATTCAAGAAACATGCCAACTcctaaagaaagaagtaaaaaatgtgGCAGAGTTATCTACTAAGGTggaagaaaaacatcagaaagaggaaatgagTGGTAATAACAGCATGGAGATGGACAGTATGAGGCATTCGGAAGACTATAAAGAAAAATTGCCAaaagtaaatgggaaaaga aaaagtgacacTGAATTTAGTAACATGAAGGAAAAAGTTAAAGTCTCTAAGGAACACCAGTCTTTGGAAGAAAACCAGAGACAAACCAGATCAAAAAGAAAAGCTACAGTTGATTCATTAGATATTCCTGCTAAAATAACCCCCAAGTACATTTCTGAAAATGAGAGTGCAAGACCCTCACAAAAGTACTCAAGAGTTAAAATAAACCGGTTAAAGTCTGCAGCTAAGCAACCCAGCATTATTTCTAAATTCTGTAGTCTGGGTAAAATAACAACAAACCAAGAATCCAAAGGacaatctaaagaaaatgaatatgatCTTGAAGAGGACTTGGGGAAGTATGAGAATGATAATACAGCTAATGGTTGTGGACTTGAATCTCCAGGGAATAATGTTATGCCTGTTAATGGAGTTAAGCCCATAAACAAAGGTGCAGAGCAAATTTGTCTTGAGCTAGTGGAGAAATTATTTCAAGGTCAGCTGGTATTAAGGACTCATTGCTTAGAATGTGAAAGTTtaacagaaagaagagaagatttTCAAGACATCAGTGTACCAGTGCAAGAAGATGAGCTTTCCAAAGTAGAGGAGAGTTCTGAAATTTCTCCAGAgccaaaaacagaaatgaagaccttA AAATGGGCAATTTCAGAGTTTGCTTCAGTGGAGAGGATTGTAGGGGAAGataaatatttctgtgaaaattgccatcaTTATACTGAAGCTGAACGAAGTCTTTTGTTTGACAAAATGCCTGAAGTTATAGCTATTCATTTGAAGTGCTTTGCTGCTAGTGGcttgga ATTTGATTGTTATGGTGGTGGACTTTCCAAAATCAACACTCCTTTACTGACACCTCTTAAACTGTCACTAGAAGAATGGAGCACAAAACCAACCAATGACAGCTATGGATTATTTGCAGTTGTGATGCATAGTGGCATTACAATTACTAGTGGGCATTATACTGCTTCTGTTAAAGTCACTGACCTTAACAGTTTGGAACTAGATAAGGAAAATTTTGTGAACGACC TGTGTGAAATAGGTAAGCCAGAACCATTGAATGAGGAGGAAGCCAGGGGTGTGGTTGAAAATTATGACAATGAAGAAGTGTCGATTAGAGTCAGTGGAAATACCCAGCCAAGCAAAGTTTTGAACAAAAAATATGTAGACGCTATCGGAGTTCTTGGAGGACAAAAGAGTAAAGCAGATTATGAGTTATACAACAAAGCATCTAATCCTGATAAAGTTGCCAGTACAGCATTTGCTGAAAATAGAAATTCTGAGACTAATAGTACTAATGAGACCCATGAATCTGATAGAAACAAGGAATCCAGTGACCAAACAGGCATTAACATGAGtggttttgaaaacaaaatttcatatgtAGTGCAAAGCTTAAAGGAGTATGAGGGGAAGTGGTTGCTTTTTGATGATTCTGAAGTGGAAGTTACTGAGGAGAAGGACTTTTTGaattccctttccccttctacATCTCCTACATCTACTCCTTACTTgctattttataagaaattatag